The Alosa alosa isolate M-15738 ecotype Scorff River chromosome 9, AALO_Geno_1.1, whole genome shotgun sequence genome includes a region encoding these proteins:
- the timm44 gene encoding mitochondrial import inner membrane translocase subunit TIM44, whose product MAASLCQCYQLCVRRSCLLLSSRSYTTLHKRAHVYRICGSVTSSSQVRYASGGGRKGFLGEFLDNLKQELSKNKEMKESIKKFREEAQKLEESDALKQARRKFKTIESETVKTSEVLKKTLGSLSESVKEGLEEVTRTDLGKKIKEGVEEAAKTAKTSAETVTKSGEKLGKTGAFKAISQGMETVKKEIGDLGQSGPYRPPARLRKRSDFSSKTAGNESKVFEANEEAMGVVLHKDSKWYQQWKEFKDNNVVFNRFFEMKMKYDESDNALIRASRAVTDKMTDLIGGLFSKTEMSEVLTEIIKVDPSFEKDSFLKQCEKDIIPNILESMIQGELEVLKDWCYEATYSQLAHPIQQAKAMGLQFHSKILDIDNIDLAMGKMMDQGPVLIITFQAQLVMVIRNPKGEVVEGDPDKVLRMMYVWALCRDQEELNPNAAWRLLDISASSTEQIL is encoded by the exons ATGGCGGCCTCCTTGTGTCAGTGTTATCAG CTATGTGTCAGAAGAAGCTGTCTGCTTTTGTCCAGTCGGTCGTACACGACCCTACACAAGAGAGCCCATGTGTACAGAATATGTGGGTCTGTCACAAGTTCATCACAG GTGCGGTATGCATCTGGTGGTGGTCGCAAAGGATTCTTGGGGGAGTTTTTGGATAATCTGAAGCAGGAGCTCAGTAAAAACAAAGAGATGAAAGAAAGCATTAAGAAATTTCGTGAAGAAGCCCAAAAGTTGGAGGAATCCGACGCTCTTAAGCAAGCCAGACGAAAATTT AAAACCATTGAGTCTGAAACGGTAAAAACATCTGAAGTTCTAAAGAAGACACTTGGATCCCTGTCAGAATCTGTCAAGGAG GGATTGGAAGAGGTGACTCGTACAGATCTGGGCAAGAAAATCAAAGAAGGGGTGGAGGAGGCAGCCAAGACCGCCAAAACCTCCGCAGAGACCGTGACCAAAAGTGGAGAAAAACTGGGCAAGACTGGTGCTTTTAAAGCTATATCACAG GGCATGGAAACTGTCAAGAAAGAAATAGGTGACCTTGGACAGAGTGGACCCTACAGACCTCCAGCCAGATTACGGAAGCGAAGTGATTTCTCATCCAAGACTGCTGGCAACGAATCCAAAGTCTTTGAGGCTAATGA GGAGGCTATGGGAGTCGTCCTGCACAAGGACTCCAAATGGTACCAGCAGTGGAAAGAGTTCAAGGACAACAATGTTGTGTTCAACA GATTCTTCgagatgaagatgaagtatGATGAAAGCGATAATGCCCTCATTAGGGCCTCGCGTGCCGTCACTGATAAAATGACCGACCTGATAG GTGGGCTCTTTTCCAAGACTGAGATGTCTGAAGTGCTGACAGAAATTATAAAGGTGGACCCCTCCTTCGAGAAGGACTCCTTCCTCAAACAGTGTGAGAAGGACATCATCCCCAACATTTTAGAG TCTATGATCCAAGGAGAGTTGGAAGTGCTCAAAGATTGGTGCTACGAAGCT ACATACAGTCAGCTCGCACATCCCATACAACAGGCCAAGGCTATGGGGCTGCAGTTTCACTCCAAGATTCTTGACATTGACAATATAGAT CTTGCCATGGGGAAGATGATGGACCAAGGCCCAGTGTTGATCATCACGTTTCAGGCTCAGCTGGTGATGGTGATTCGTAACCCTAAGGGAGAAGTGGTGGAGGGAGACCCG GATAAGGTACTGCGGATGATGTATGTGTGGGCGCTGTGCCGGGACCAGGAGGAGCTCAACCCCAACGCCGCCTGGAGACTGCTGGACATATCCGCCTCCAGCACCGAGCAGATCCTCTGA
- the hnrnpm gene encoding heterogeneous nuclear ribonucleoprotein M isoform X1: MSTEAAPEKPGQGEVNGKANHESRKERPQKRGGGGGRFEPYGNPSKRYRVFVSNIPYDVKWQSLKDLMKEKVGEVTYVEHLMDAEGKSRGCAIVEFRTEELMKKAVEKVNKHNLNGRPLKVKEDPDGMIAQREAHRSQGGGGGGPPGGMGGNMGGNMGGNMGGNMGGGMGMGMGPGPGAPPMVNIPPSLLNNPNIPNEIIHGLQSGKIGSTVFVANLDYKVGWKKLKEVFGMAGVVVRADILEDKDGKSRGMGTVTFDMPIEAVQAVSMFNGQLLFNRVMHVKLDEKSLPKGDFAPPDRPPALPRGLSGIGLGLGPGGQPIDATQLNRGGGGGGGGGGGGGMGNMGPGGMDGMGFGGGMGRMGGGMDNFGGMNNMDRFGPSGMGRMNDMDRIGGAFDREFGRNDMAMSRNNFGDSFDRGMGNSMGMDRMGSGMDRMGSGMDRMGSGMDRMGMDRMDRVSDLDRLGTGFDRMGSGLDRLGPSMDRLGTGLDRMSSSVDRLGPAGFDRLGPSSLERMSAGMDFNSPMGGMDRMNTGIDRMGTNFDRMGSAGIDRFPATGLDRMGSNMDRMGSAGVGGQFDRPADMDRGNFNNPFGGAGAGGPGAGVNARKGCQIFVRNLPFDFTWKMLKDTFNSCGIVQYADIKMENGKSKGCGVVRFDNPETAERACRTMNGYRLNGREIDVRIDRNA, encoded by the exons TGAGGTGAATGGCAAGGCCAACCACGAATCCAGGAAAGAGAGGCCCCAGAAGCGCGGTGGAGGTGGCGGCCGCTTCGAGCCCTATGGAAACCCCTCCAAGAGATACAGAGTCTTTGTCAGCAATATCCCATACGACGTGAAATGGCAATCTCTGAAAGACCTCATGAAGGAGAAAG TGGGTGAGGTTACGTACGTGGAGCACTTAATGGACGCAGAAGGCAAATCAAGG GGGTGTGC AATTGTTGAGTTCAGGACTGAAGAGCTCATGAAGAAAGCTGTGGAGAAGGTGAACAAGCACAATCTCAATGGGCGTCCTCTTAAAGTCAAGGAA GACCCAGATGGCATGATTGCCCAGCGGGAGGCCCACAGGTCTCAGGGAGGCGGTGGCGGTGGTCCCCCGGGTGGCATGGGTGGCAATATGGGTGGTAACATGGGCGGCAATATGGGTGGCAACATGGGAGGTGGTATGGGCATGGGAATGGGACCTGGTCCAGGGGCCCCACCTATGGTCAACATTCCCCCCAGCCTGCTGAACAACCCCAACATTCCCAATGAGATCATCCATGGGCTGCAGTCTGGGAAAATCGGAAGCACCGTGTTTGTGGCGAAT CTGGATTATAAGGTGGGCTGGAAAAAACTGAAGGAGGTGTTTGGCATGGCAGGTGTTGTAGTCCGTGCTGATATCCTTGAAGACAAGGACGGGAAGAGCAGGGGAATGGGAACGGTTACCTTTGACATGCCAATTGAAGCCGTGCAAGCAGTCT CTATGTTCAATGGACAACTCCTCTTCAACCGTGTTATGCATGTGAAACTG GATGAGAAGTCTCTGCCAAAAGGAGACTTTGCACCACCAGACAGACCACCAGCCCTCCCAC gtgGCTTGAGTGGAATTGGGCTTGGACTTGGACCAGGTGGGCAGCCCATCGATGCCACTCAGCTCAACCGTGGtggcggcggcggtggtggtggtggcggcggtggcGGTATGGGTAACATGGGCCCTGGAG GAATGGATGGAATGGGCTTTGGAGGAGGCATGGGTCGTATGGGAGGAG GTATGGACAACTTTGGTGGAATGAACAACATGGATCGCTTCGGACCCTCTGGAATGGGAAGAATGAATG ACATGGATCGTATTGGTGGCGCCTTTGACCGAGAGTTTGGTCGCAATGACATGGCCATGTCTCGCAATAACTTTGGAGACTCTTTTGACAGAGGAATGG GCAACTCCATGGGCATGGACAGAATGGGTTCTGGGATGGACAGAATGGGTTCTGGGATGGACCGCATGGGCTCTGGGATGGACCGCATGGGAATGGATCGTATGGACCGCGTCTCTGATCTGGACAGGCTGGGTACTGGCTTTGACCGGATGGGTTCTGGTCTGGACCGGCTGGGGCCAAGTATGGACAGGCTGGGTACCGGCCTGGACCGTATGAGCTCCAGCGTGGACCGACTGGGCCCTGCTGGCTTTGACCGCCTGGGCCCGTCCAGTTTAGAGCGCATGAGTGCAGGGATGGACTTCAACTCCCCCATGGGTGGTATGGATAGGATGAACACTGGCATAGACCGCATGGGCACCAACTTCGACCGCATGGGTTCTGCTGGTATTGACCGCTTCCCGGCCACTGGGCTGGACCGCATGGGCTCCAACATGGACCGCATGGGGTCAGCCGGAGTGGGAGGCCAGTTTGACCGACCGGCCGACATGGACCGCGGCAACTTCAACAACCCCTTCGGTGGAGCAGGCGCTGGTGGTCCTGGAGCAGGTGTCAATGCCAGGAAGGGCTGCCAGATCTTTGTCAGAAAT CTGCCATTTGACTTTACCTGGAAGATGCTGAAAGACACCTTCAATTCTTGTG GTATTGTGCAGTATGCTGATATCAAGATGGAGAACGGGAAATCCAAAGGGTGTGGCGTAGTTCGTTTTGACAACCCTGAGACCGCCGAGCGGGCATGCCGCACCATGAACGGTTACAGGCTGAATGGGAGAGAAATCGACGTCAGGATCGACAGAAATGCATAA
- the hnrnpm gene encoding heterogeneous nuclear ribonucleoprotein M isoform X2 produces MKKAVEKVNKHNLNGRPLKVKEDPDGMIAQREAHRSQGGGGGGPPGGMGGNMGGNMGGNMGGNMGGGMGMGMGPGPGAPPMVNIPPSLLNNPNIPNEIIHGLQSGKIGSTVFVANLDYKVGWKKLKEVFGMAGVVVRADILEDKDGKSRGMGTVTFDMPIEAVQAVSMFNGQLLFNRVMHVKLDEKSLPKGDFAPPDRPPALPRGLSGIGLGLGPGGQPIDATQLNRGGGGGGGGGGGGGMGNMGPGGMDGMGFGGGMGRMGGGMDNFGGMNNMDRFGPSGMGRMNDMDRIGGAFDREFGRNDMAMSRNNFGDSFDRGMGNSMGMDRMGSGMDRMGSGMDRMGSGMDRMGMDRMDRVSDLDRLGTGFDRMGSGLDRLGPSMDRLGTGLDRMSSSVDRLGPAGFDRLGPSSLERMSAGMDFNSPMGGMDRMNTGIDRMGTNFDRMGSAGIDRFPATGLDRMGSNMDRMGSAGVGGQFDRPADMDRGNFNNPFGGAGAGGPGAGVNARKGCQIFVRNLPFDFTWKMLKDTFNSCGIVQYADIKMENGKSKGCGVVRFDNPETAERACRTMNGYRLNGREIDVRIDRNA; encoded by the exons ATGAAGAAAGCTGTGGAGAAGGTGAACAAGCACAATCTCAATGGGCGTCCTCTTAAAGTCAAGGAA GACCCAGATGGCATGATTGCCCAGCGGGAGGCCCACAGGTCTCAGGGAGGCGGTGGCGGTGGTCCCCCGGGTGGCATGGGTGGCAATATGGGTGGTAACATGGGCGGCAATATGGGTGGCAACATGGGAGGTGGTATGGGCATGGGAATGGGACCTGGTCCAGGGGCCCCACCTATGGTCAACATTCCCCCCAGCCTGCTGAACAACCCCAACATTCCCAATGAGATCATCCATGGGCTGCAGTCTGGGAAAATCGGAAGCACCGTGTTTGTGGCGAAT CTGGATTATAAGGTGGGCTGGAAAAAACTGAAGGAGGTGTTTGGCATGGCAGGTGTTGTAGTCCGTGCTGATATCCTTGAAGACAAGGACGGGAAGAGCAGGGGAATGGGAACGGTTACCTTTGACATGCCAATTGAAGCCGTGCAAGCAGTCT CTATGTTCAATGGACAACTCCTCTTCAACCGTGTTATGCATGTGAAACTG GATGAGAAGTCTCTGCCAAAAGGAGACTTTGCACCACCAGACAGACCACCAGCCCTCCCAC gtgGCTTGAGTGGAATTGGGCTTGGACTTGGACCAGGTGGGCAGCCCATCGATGCCACTCAGCTCAACCGTGGtggcggcggcggtggtggtggtggcggcggtggcGGTATGGGTAACATGGGCCCTGGAG GAATGGATGGAATGGGCTTTGGAGGAGGCATGGGTCGTATGGGAGGAG GTATGGACAACTTTGGTGGAATGAACAACATGGATCGCTTCGGACCCTCTGGAATGGGAAGAATGAATG ACATGGATCGTATTGGTGGCGCCTTTGACCGAGAGTTTGGTCGCAATGACATGGCCATGTCTCGCAATAACTTTGGAGACTCTTTTGACAGAGGAATGG GCAACTCCATGGGCATGGACAGAATGGGTTCTGGGATGGACAGAATGGGTTCTGGGATGGACCGCATGGGCTCTGGGATGGACCGCATGGGAATGGATCGTATGGACCGCGTCTCTGATCTGGACAGGCTGGGTACTGGCTTTGACCGGATGGGTTCTGGTCTGGACCGGCTGGGGCCAAGTATGGACAGGCTGGGTACCGGCCTGGACCGTATGAGCTCCAGCGTGGACCGACTGGGCCCTGCTGGCTTTGACCGCCTGGGCCCGTCCAGTTTAGAGCGCATGAGTGCAGGGATGGACTTCAACTCCCCCATGGGTGGTATGGATAGGATGAACACTGGCATAGACCGCATGGGCACCAACTTCGACCGCATGGGTTCTGCTGGTATTGACCGCTTCCCGGCCACTGGGCTGGACCGCATGGGCTCCAACATGGACCGCATGGGGTCAGCCGGAGTGGGAGGCCAGTTTGACCGACCGGCCGACATGGACCGCGGCAACTTCAACAACCCCTTCGGTGGAGCAGGCGCTGGTGGTCCTGGAGCAGGTGTCAATGCCAGGAAGGGCTGCCAGATCTTTGTCAGAAAT CTGCCATTTGACTTTACCTGGAAGATGCTGAAAGACACCTTCAATTCTTGTG GTATTGTGCAGTATGCTGATATCAAGATGGAGAACGGGAAATCCAAAGGGTGTGGCGTAGTTCGTTTTGACAACCCTGAGACCGCCGAGCGGGCATGCCGCACCATGAACGGTTACAGGCTGAATGGGAGAGAAATCGACGTCAGGATCGACAGAAATGCATAA